The sequence below is a genomic window from Selenomonas ruminantium subsp. lactilytica TAM6421.
AGAGATTCAAAAAGAACAAGATCCAAGCCTGCCCCGTAAGCCCCTGAAAACTCTCTTTCAAGCTGGCATGGTCATTCGTGACTGTGGTCGGCACAACTTCCTTGGTGCTGGAAAAGGTAAAGAAAAAAATGCACATAGCCACGATGCCATACAGCGTCATCGTAACCAAATACCCTTGGGCTGGGTCAGTCCCGCCAAAAAAATCTACCAAAGGTGACGTAATCGACATAACGACAGCAGTACCGATCATGGCACAGATCATGCGGGTTGATACGAGAATATCGCGTTCATGGACATCCGAGGTCAGGCGCGGCACAATCGTATTGAGGGGAATATTGACAACCGTATAAGCGGTGCACAACAGGCAATAAGTCACATAAGCCCAAATCAGCTTGCCTGTCGCATCAAAATCAGGAATATAAAAGGTCAGGAATGTAAAGATTGCAAAGGGAACAGCACCAATCAGGAAATAAGGACGTCCCTGCCCCCAACGGCTTTTCGTATGGTCTACGACGATTCCCATAACCGTATCCGTTATCGCATCGATGAACTTCGTTACCAGCATCATCGTCCCTGCAGCCACAGCAGCAATGCCAAAAACGTCCGTATAGAACACCATCAGGTATGAAGCCATCGTACTGAACACCAGATTACAGCCCAAGTCACCCATACCGTATCCAATGCGGATGCGCCATTTACTCATCATCTCTGCTCCCTCCTCTTACCAATCCAAGGCAGCAATTGCAGCCTTTTCCACACATAGACCAGCGCGATAATGCTGCATGAATTCATTGAATCCATTTATCTCATCCTGCGATGCTTCCACGCTGTCGCCGTCCAGTTCCGCAAAAATACGGTGATTGAGATAATCCCCCAGGCTTTCCCCGGGCTGCCGGTCGAGCCGATAAGCCGCCAGCAGCGCAATGCCCCAGGCACCGCCCTCACTGGCTGTATTCATAACAGTCACAGGAGCTTCGCAAGCCGCAGAGAGATAACGCTGTCCTACACCTTTCGTCTTGAAAAAACCGCCATGCCCCATGATGCGGTCTACCTCTACGCCTTCTTCTTTCAGGATATCCAGCCCCATCTTCACGGCGCCTAAGGAAGTGTAAAGATTCGCCCGCATGAAATTGGACAGATTGAACCTGCTGTTCACGGTACGTAAAAAGATGGGCCGACCTTCATTGATCATGGTGATATTCTCCCCGGAATAA
It includes:
- a CDS encoding MFS transporter, encoding MMSKWRIRIGYGMGDLGCNLVFSTMASYLMVFYTDVFGIAAVAAGTMMLVTKFIDAITDTVMGIVVDHTKSRWGQGRPYFLIGAVPFAIFTFLTFYIPDFDATGKLIWAYVTYCLLCTAYTVVNIPLNTIVPRLTSDVHERDILVSTRMICAMIGTAVVMSITSPLVDFFGGTDPAQGYLVTMTLYGIVAMCIFFFTFSSTKEVVPTTVTNDHASLKESFQGLTGQAWILFFLNLFYFSLYVVRNTTIIYYFRYNLNHADLLALVGVLGILSGLPMLLALPALEKHFQKRSLMFFSAALYVAGDLLIYFGQDSLMCLLAGLVITGLGMYGIFGITFAMQPDVIDYSEYKKNKSVAGLIAAFQGFFVKGGMGLTSFVVGMFLNMGGYVPNAVQSASSLAAIETCFVWLPLLLCVVIASLIYFYKLDAIRTDMTAELNLRRQILAQQEETPELIQAIPCYDPQAQR